Proteins encoded in a region of the Tepidisphaeraceae bacterium genome:
- a CDS encoding DHH family phosphoesterase produces MTAFVESCVQTVTGPAAAAERHARKRPRARELLKLLADKKNVLLTTHQHPDPDALASCLALCTLLTAKLPGARISMSVKGRIVSGINEQFIKNANLALLPWDDAKLSEYDAIVLLDVQPQFAYSPLPAGVVPLVVIDHHRSKTRASTMKCAFCDIRTDAGATASIVFSYFMELEVPIAPSLAATLLYAIESDLAGAAGTPGELDNLALSTLTLLADTRTLYQMRYVDLPQAYYQALYTGMSNATYYDHAIIAHIGTIDTVEKPAVMADYLLRFDKVRWALVSAIYDGRFVVSIRTSDAKLSAADMARRLLARIGEGGGHRTKAGGYVAIKNATPTEIDRVRKMLLRRYLKVLNITGTHGKKLVT; encoded by the coding sequence ATGACGGCGTTCGTCGAATCCTGCGTGCAGACGGTCACCGGCCCGGCGGCCGCGGCGGAGCGGCACGCACGCAAGCGACCCCGCGCCCGCGAGCTGCTGAAGCTGCTGGCCGACAAGAAGAACGTCCTGCTCACCACACACCAGCACCCCGACCCCGATGCGCTCGCCAGTTGCCTGGCCCTCTGCACCCTGCTGACCGCCAAGCTGCCCGGCGCCAGGATTTCCATGAGCGTGAAGGGGCGCATCGTCAGCGGCATCAACGAGCAGTTCATCAAGAACGCCAACCTCGCCCTGCTGCCGTGGGACGACGCGAAGCTGAGCGAGTACGACGCGATCGTGCTGCTCGACGTACAGCCGCAGTTCGCTTATAGCCCCCTGCCCGCCGGCGTGGTGCCGTTGGTGGTGATCGACCATCACCGGTCGAAGACGCGCGCGTCGACGATGAAGTGCGCGTTCTGCGATATCCGCACCGACGCGGGCGCGACGGCGTCGATCGTCTTCAGCTACTTCATGGAGCTGGAGGTCCCCATCGCGCCGAGCCTGGCGGCGACGTTGCTGTACGCGATCGAGTCCGACCTCGCCGGCGCCGCTGGCACGCCCGGCGAGCTGGACAACCTGGCCCTGTCCACCCTCACCCTGCTCGCCGACACGCGCACGCTGTATCAGATGCGTTACGTCGACTTGCCGCAGGCGTACTACCAGGCGCTGTACACGGGCATGAGCAACGCGACGTACTACGACCACGCGATCATCGCGCACATCGGTACGATCGACACGGTCGAGAAGCCCGCGGTGATGGCCGACTACCTGCTGAGGTTCGACAAGGTGCGCTGGGCCCTGGTGTCGGCGATCTACGACGGCCGATTCGTGGTCAGCATTCGCACGAGCGACGCCAAGCTCTCGGCCGCCGACATGGCGCGACGGCTGCTCGCCCGCATCGGTGAAGGTGGCGGCCACCGCACCAAGGCCGGTGGTTACGTCGCGATCAAGAACGCCACCCCGACCGAAATCGACCGCGTGCGAAAGATGCTCCTGCGCCGCTACCTGAAGGTGCTGAACATCACCGGCACGCACGGGAAAAAGCTGGTGACCTAG
- a CDS encoding PQQ-binding-like beta-propeller repeat protein: MLSRRLILAVAIFGALPVVPSWAQGVDVDIDIDEAGTGLEPDTGIYVRDSAIVTERIVLAERMERSKEWGKAADLLQEVIEKHGQRIVPTNTGADAGNFKQYIGATDLVQRRLAEWPADGLAAYRARFGQVAQTLLDASPFDRAVLGRVERDYFVTDAGKTASMRLVDLSLAAGEFGSAIWMTDRLLAVHPNLADDRAAVLFRAGLARHLAGDAAGATKALDELKAKHPDATATVAGGAAPLVDTLAKALAEPASAAAALASDSWPTLGGGPSRGRVPAVTGRPGARMFGIDLSSPLPSPAVRAMSRERRNDYLRRMSDAEAAGVMPVVDGPDLFFNDGQRVYAVSVDSGVALSGWATTYPGELQGRYTLPGAAPFGGARGRQLNTTVTDDAVLAIMGQGDRRAAMNMGQTLETKLVCLDRRTGAQRWVASTADLPDEAQRAMALGGSPLVIGDNVYVTGRSAKQANFEDCYVICFNLADGKAKWTSYISGASVFNSPWGGMPIASDNDAHVAFAGGRLFVSTNLGAVAALDAYSGGLLWLTTYPRGGEGAANRGPMFNPQMAMRMNGEMMGAGADTTASAPWAYNPPIVRDGHIFTLPVDARDVIVFDAGNGAISKRIARRHLGGLDTLVGVSGDSVIVAGNTTARGGAQMPANANASLLGIDWRKYDPDNFRVSTYPQPADPSVTCRSGLGGGGPLMGRPFLTETDVFIPTERRLFRFQIANSQVLTEGTYPASPAAWDRSDPDGEGPGNVLVVGDHVVLAGPRRVDVYMDRQLARQKWDAREAAAPNDPEPRIVYAEVMFAAGDVATSLQKIDAAIGLMGGADALRPGPLRERLFNDALTFANKLAEMPPTAPSVRQQASDFFDRAAIAAATPQQGVAWRLARARLYESMREYPSAVRMYQEVLSDDAMRKVPSFDERSGPTSAAAIAERRIDDVLAAAGSRQPYVAYELVAEEKFNAARKAADAAALLGIAQVYPNANVAPRALVAATQVYEQAGDHRLATHVLRQALRKSGDGLQRATITEALARNYLMLPGGVDSAIPRLQNALRNGQDPKLTQPMKLADGTELAGKSFMSVLNELRPRGSETTPAALPDLRLAGKEIEIDPATNRKRYKRAFVPADPSAAIVNVQSLVLPATGMTRDDRVIAWTGQALAVYTVGANQPLANFTEVDAQPLGAAWTGQQLVVWSDRTVWRLSPDDGKVLWQAPLGDLPALGAMPQDRRELDEMTIDEMEGMPQPRIIPGRRFGNLQAMQQAQLQQQQMPPADGPEQIIDLRPTDSRIVLLTSSGRLAGLDLTDGQLAWQVRLSDRGPQRMVATDEFTVARATDESSSTLLVVDTFSGEVLGRPRFSAATGAPLANFALSRQGVLVYTLADRLATKDLFETWEGNPPNERMAEGGPGNAVFSGAVAPDQLVVNDGLVAALSGGGIVRVYSLLTQREHLQQLATGGSEWEVSLRLVGTQLYTISPRTYRSFDLVNPAPPETQLPSLADMERSPTVRGAMFGSRHVVLLDTMGQTNVDAAVPSYRLWAFNRERVNGVENGIIDHLEVITDKAGITDWQAVDGGLYYRTGDAKLHFLRGARSE; encoded by the coding sequence ATGTTGAGCCGTCGCCTCATTTTAGCTGTCGCCATTTTCGGGGCGTTGCCGGTCGTGCCGTCGTGGGCACAGGGCGTGGACGTCGACATCGACATCGACGAGGCTGGCACGGGCCTGGAGCCCGACACAGGCATTTACGTGCGCGACTCGGCGATCGTCACCGAGCGCATCGTGCTGGCCGAGCGCATGGAACGATCGAAGGAGTGGGGCAAGGCCGCGGACCTGCTGCAGGAAGTGATCGAGAAGCACGGCCAGCGCATCGTGCCGACCAACACCGGCGCGGACGCGGGCAACTTCAAGCAGTACATCGGCGCGACCGACCTCGTGCAGCGGCGATTGGCCGAATGGCCGGCCGACGGGCTGGCGGCGTACCGGGCACGGTTCGGACAGGTGGCGCAGACGCTGCTCGACGCGTCGCCGTTCGACCGCGCGGTGCTGGGCAGGGTCGAGCGCGACTACTTCGTCACCGACGCCGGCAAGACCGCGTCGATGCGCCTCGTCGATCTGTCGCTGGCGGCCGGTGAGTTTGGATCGGCGATCTGGATGACCGACCGGCTGCTCGCGGTCCACCCGAACCTGGCCGACGACCGTGCCGCAGTGCTGTTTCGCGCCGGCCTGGCACGTCATCTCGCTGGTGATGCCGCCGGTGCCACCAAAGCACTGGATGAACTGAAGGCCAAGCACCCCGACGCCACCGCGACGGTCGCGGGTGGAGCCGCTCCGCTCGTCGACACGCTCGCGAAGGCATTGGCCGAGCCCGCCAGCGCCGCCGCTGCGCTGGCGAGTGACAGTTGGCCGACGCTGGGCGGCGGGCCATCGCGCGGGCGCGTGCCGGCCGTCACCGGTCGGCCGGGCGCGCGCATGTTCGGCATCGATCTGTCGTCGCCACTACCGTCGCCGGCGGTGCGCGCGATGTCGCGCGAGCGGCGCAACGACTACCTGCGCCGCATGTCCGACGCCGAGGCCGCGGGCGTGATGCCGGTGGTCGACGGGCCCGATTTGTTCTTCAACGACGGCCAGCGCGTCTACGCCGTCAGCGTCGACAGTGGCGTCGCGCTCTCCGGTTGGGCGACCACCTATCCCGGTGAACTTCAGGGCCGCTACACGCTGCCCGGCGCCGCGCCGTTCGGCGGCGCGCGCGGGCGTCAGCTCAACACCACCGTGACCGACGACGCCGTGCTCGCCATCATGGGCCAGGGCGACCGCCGCGCCGCGATGAACATGGGGCAAACGCTGGAGACGAAGCTCGTCTGCCTCGATCGCCGCACCGGCGCCCAGCGCTGGGTCGCCAGCACCGCCGACCTGCCCGACGAGGCGCAGCGCGCCATGGCGCTCGGTGGCTCGCCGCTGGTGATTGGCGACAACGTCTACGTGACCGGCCGCTCGGCCAAGCAGGCCAACTTCGAGGACTGCTACGTCATCTGTTTCAACCTGGCCGACGGCAAGGCGAAGTGGACCAGCTACATCTCCGGCGCAAGCGTCTTCAACTCGCCCTGGGGCGGCATGCCGATCGCCAGTGACAACGACGCCCACGTCGCCTTCGCCGGTGGGCGGTTGTTCGTCTCGACCAACCTCGGCGCCGTCGCGGCGCTGGACGCCTACAGCGGTGGCCTGCTCTGGCTGACCACCTACCCGCGCGGTGGCGAGGGCGCGGCCAACCGTGGCCCGATGTTCAACCCGCAGATGGCCATGCGCATGAACGGCGAGATGATGGGCGCTGGCGCCGACACCACCGCCTCGGCCCCGTGGGCCTACAACCCGCCGATCGTGCGCGACGGGCATATCTTTACGTTGCCGGTCGACGCGCGCGACGTCATCGTGTTCGATGCCGGCAATGGCGCGATCAGCAAACGCATCGCCCGCCGGCACCTCGGTGGGCTCGACACGCTCGTCGGCGTCAGTGGTGACAGCGTGATCGTCGCCGGCAACACCACGGCGCGCGGCGGCGCGCAGATGCCCGCCAACGCCAACGCGTCGCTGCTCGGCATCGATTGGCGCAAGTACGACCCCGACAACTTCCGCGTCTCCACCTATCCGCAACCGGCCGACCCGTCCGTCACCTGCCGCAGTGGTTTGGGCGGCGGTGGGCCGCTCATGGGCCGGCCGTTCCTGACCGAGACCGACGTCTTCATCCCGACCGAACGACGCCTGTTCCGCTTTCAGATCGCCAACAGCCAGGTGCTGACCGAGGGCACCTACCCCGCGTCACCGGCCGCGTGGGATCGCAGCGATCCGGACGGCGAGGGCCCGGGCAACGTGCTGGTGGTCGGCGACCACGTCGTGCTGGCGGGCCCGCGACGGGTGGACGTGTACATGGACCGGCAGCTGGCGCGCCAGAAGTGGGACGCCCGCGAGGCCGCCGCCCCGAACGATCCCGAGCCGCGCATCGTGTATGCCGAGGTGATGTTCGCGGCCGGCGACGTGGCGACGTCACTGCAGAAGATCGACGCGGCCATCGGGTTGATGGGCGGCGCCGATGCGCTGCGACCCGGGCCGTTGCGCGAGCGGTTATTCAACGACGCGCTCACGTTCGCCAACAAGCTGGCCGAAATGCCACCCACGGCGCCATCGGTACGTCAGCAGGCGTCGGACTTCTTCGACCGCGCCGCGATCGCCGCCGCCACACCGCAGCAGGGCGTGGCGTGGCGGCTGGCGCGGGCGCGGCTGTATGAGTCGATGCGCGAGTACCCCAGCGCCGTGCGCATGTACCAGGAGGTGCTGTCGGACGACGCGATGCGCAAGGTGCCCAGCTTCGACGAGCGCAGCGGCCCCACGAGCGCCGCCGCCATCGCCGAACGCCGCATCGACGACGTGCTCGCTGCCGCCGGTTCGCGGCAGCCGTACGTGGCCTACGAACTGGTGGCCGAGGAAAAGTTCAACGCCGCCCGCAAGGCCGCTGACGCGGCGGCGCTGCTGGGCATCGCGCAGGTCTACCCGAACGCCAACGTCGCGCCCCGCGCCCTCGTGGCTGCAACGCAGGTGTACGAACAGGCCGGCGATCACCGGCTGGCGACCCACGTGCTGCGCCAGGCGCTGCGCAAGAGCGGCGATGGCCTGCAGCGGGCCACGATCACCGAGGCATTGGCGCGAAATTACCTCATGCTGCCCGGCGGCGTTGACTCGGCGATCCCGCGCCTGCAGAACGCGTTACGGAACGGCCAGGACCCGAAGCTCACCCAGCCGATGAAGCTGGCCGACGGAACGGAGCTGGCGGGCAAGTCGTTCATGTCCGTGCTGAACGAGCTGCGACCCCGCGGCAGTGAGACGACGCCCGCAGCGCTGCCCGACCTGCGGCTGGCGGGCAAGGAGATCGAGATCGACCCGGCGACGAACCGCAAGCGCTACAAGCGCGCGTTCGTGCCCGCAGACCCATCGGCCGCGATCGTGAACGTGCAGTCGCTCGTCCTGCCAGCGACCGGCATGACTCGCGACGATCGCGTGATCGCCTGGACGGGCCAAGCGCTGGCCGTCTACACGGTGGGCGCTAATCAACCGCTCGCGAACTTCACCGAGGTGGACGCCCAGCCGCTGGGCGCCGCTTGGACGGGCCAGCAATTAGTCGTCTGGTCGGATCGCACGGTGTGGCGACTGTCGCCCGACGACGGCAAGGTGCTGTGGCAGGCGCCGCTGGGCGACCTGCCGGCATTGGGCGCGATGCCGCAGGACCGGCGCGAGCTGGACGAGATGACGATCGATGAGATGGAAGGCATGCCGCAGCCGCGCATCATCCCAGGCCGGCGGTTCGGCAACCTGCAGGCGATGCAGCAGGCGCAGCTGCAGCAACAGCAAATGCCGCCGGCCGACGGGCCGGAACAGATCATCGATTTGCGCCCCACCGACTCGCGCATCGTCCTGCTTACCTCGAGCGGCCGGCTGGCGGGGTTGGACCTGACCGACGGCCAATTGGCGTGGCAGGTGCGCCTGAGCGACCGCGGGCCGCAACGGATGGTGGCGACGGACGAGTTCACTGTGGCGCGGGCAACGGACGAGTCATCGTCGACGCTGCTGGTGGTCGACACGTTCTCCGGCGAGGTGCTGGGGCGCCCGCGCTTCTCGGCCGCCACCGGCGCGCCACTGGCGAACTTCGCGCTGTCGCGGCAGGGCGTGCTGGTCTACACGCTGGCCGACCGGCTGGCGACCAAGGACCTGTTCGAGACGTGGGAGGGCAACCCACCCAACGAACGCATGGCCGAGGGTGGTCCGGGCAACGCGGTCTTCAGCGGCGCGGTGGCGCCCGACCAACTCGTGGTGAACGATGGCCTGGTCGCAGCGCTGTCGGGCGGCGGCATCGTGCGCGTCTACTCGCTGCTCACGCAGCGCGAACATCTGCAGCAGTTGGCCACCGGCGGCAGCGAGTGGGAGGTGTCGCTGCGCCTGGTGGGCACGCAGCTGTACACGATCTCGCCGCGCACGTACCGCTCGTTCGACCTGGTGAACCCCGCGCCACCCGAGACGCAGCTGCCCAGCCTGGCCGACATGGAGCGTTCGCCCACCGTCCGCGGCGCGATGTTCGGTTCGCGCCACGTCGTGCTGTTGGACACGATGGGCCAGACCAACGTCGACGCGGCCGTCCCCAGCTACCGCCTGTGGGCCTTCAACCGCGAACGCGTGAACGGCGTGGAGAACGGCATCATCGACCACCTGGAGGTGATCACCGACAAGGCCGGCATCACCGACTGGCAAGCCGTCGACGGCGGCCTGTACTACCGCACGGGCGATGCGAAGCTGCACTTCCTGCGCGGCGCGCGCAGCGAGTAA
- a CDS encoding MTAP family purine nucleoside phosphorylase, which translates to MDSVRVGVIGGSGMHEALAGEASVTRHTIDTPFGPPSDAILETTWAGLPVFFLSRHGVGHLKNPSAVPYQANIFAMKQLGVTHLLATGAVGSLRDEFKPRDLVVPDQIIDKTTKRPATFYNNAAVHVEFAEPFCPVLRQIVLDAAAGAADESGGANSPDSANGAATPSPSPASSSPYTTHARGCYVCMEGPAFSTRAESLMHRLWGGDLIGMTAMPEAKLAREAEISYALIALVTDYDCWKARPAGEGQPHDPFALLNEIIGNLKAASGNAIGLIRRSVELIAERKDALPASPAHAALQLGIWSQKDQIPAEEVERLKPLWGKYFSA; encoded by the coding sequence ATGGATTCAGTGCGTGTTGGCGTGATCGGGGGCTCGGGAATGCACGAGGCGCTGGCCGGCGAGGCGTCGGTCACGCGGCACACGATCGACACCCCGTTCGGTCCACCTTCCGATGCCATCCTCGAGACCACCTGGGCCGGCCTGCCGGTCTTCTTCCTCTCTCGCCACGGCGTGGGCCACCTGAAGAACCCGTCGGCCGTCCCGTATCAGGCCAACATCTTCGCGATGAAGCAGCTGGGCGTGACGCACCTGCTGGCCACCGGCGCCGTCGGCTCGCTGCGCGACGAATTCAAGCCGCGCGATTTGGTCGTGCCCGACCAGATCATCGACAAGACCACGAAGCGCCCCGCGACCTTCTACAACAATGCTGCCGTCCACGTGGAATTTGCTGAACCCTTCTGCCCCGTCCTGCGTCAAATCGTGCTGGACGCCGCCGCGGGAGCGGCGGATGAGTCAGGAGGGGCCAACAGTCCCGATTCAGCGAATGGCGCGGCAACGCCTTCTCCCAGTCCCGCTAGTTCCTCGCCCTACACCACCCACGCCCGCGGCTGCTACGTCTGCATGGAAGGCCCCGCCTTCTCCACGCGGGCCGAAAGCCTGATGCACCGGCTGTGGGGTGGCGACCTCATCGGCATGACCGCGATGCCCGAGGCGAAGCTGGCGCGCGAGGCGGAAATCAGCTACGCGCTGATCGCGCTGGTCACGGACTATGATTGCTGGAAGGCCCGCCCGGCTGGCGAGGGGCAGCCGCACGATCCGTTCGCACTGTTGAACGAGATCATCGGCAACCTGAAGGCCGCCAGCGGCAACGCGATCGGGCTGATCCGCCGATCGGTCGAACTGATCGCCGAGCGAAAAGACGCGCTGCCGGCGTCACCGGCGCACGCGGCGTTGCAACTGGGGATCTGGTCGCAGAAGGACCAGATTCCTGCAGAGGAAGTGGAACGGTTGAAGCCGTTGTGGGGGAAGTATTTTAGCGCGTGA